In Arthrobacter citreus, a single genomic region encodes these proteins:
- a CDS encoding LysR family transcriptional regulator — translation MDQILLVFMAVAEKRNFSRAAEELHMTQPSVSQQIQLLERQIGAKLFIRTNKYVQLTKAGEIVYLHAKEITSLYKRMTTLVNDLVNEASGHLKIGASYTFGEYVLPKILAEMKRSYPSIVPSVLIGNTREIVQSVLSYQVDVGIVEGDATNQNLTIQPFANDEMYIIAGTKSEISCKEILTMDEIENETWIVREEGSGTREATERLFEVLKIRPKNIVEFGSTQLIKEAVEAGMGITYLSELTIKKEKQLGTIDYLKVEGTPIQRNFSIITDKIELQTKSMELFIDLIKK, via the coding sequence ATGGATCAAATTCTTTTAGTTTTTATGGCGGTGGCTGAAAAAAGAAATTTTTCAAGAGCGGCCGAAGAATTACATATGACTCAACCGTCTGTTAGTCAACAAATTCAATTATTAGAGAGACAGATTGGTGCAAAGCTTTTTATTAGAACGAATAAATATGTTCAGTTAACTAAAGCTGGAGAAATAGTTTATTTGCATGCAAAAGAAATAACGAGTTTATATAAACGTATGACCACATTAGTCAATGATCTAGTGAATGAAGCTAGCGGTCATTTAAAAATAGGTGCGAGTTACACATTTGGTGAGTATGTGTTACCGAAAATCTTAGCTGAAATGAAAAGATCTTACCCGAGTATTGTTCCGTCAGTTTTAATAGGTAATACTCGAGAAATTGTTCAATCTGTACTAAGTTATCAAGTTGACGTTGGCATTGTTGAAGGAGATGCGACTAATCAAAATTTAACGATACAACCTTTTGCGAATGATGAAATGTATATAATTGCAGGAACTAAAAGTGAAATTTCATGTAAAGAGATTTTGACAATGGATGAAATAGAAAATGAGACTTGGATTGTTCGAGAAGAAGGGTCAGGAACAAGGGAAGCAACGGAACGATTATTTGAAGTATTAAAGATAAGACCTAAGAACATTGTTGAATTTGGCAGTACGCAACTAATAAAAGAAGCGGTAGAAGCTGGAATGGGCATTACGTATTTATCTGAGCTTACCATAAAAAAAGAAAAGCAGTTAGGTACAATCGATTACCTTAAAGTAGAGGGGACCCCTATTCAAAGGAATTTTTCAATTATTACAGATAAAATCGAGCTGCAAACTAAATCGATGGAATTATTTATAGACCTAATTAAAAAATAG
- a CDS encoding Ger(x)C family spore germination protein: MFTLFLASCWDQNLLVDKKMVNGISFDLDKDDNILATVRALNIENKGGGQFEVNDELVKVNRPSVSGMEIDINNKLPGLIDVSKAHIILIGRDLAKKGIYPFLELFYRPRQAYISSRVVIAEDKASDIISVDPGTSPIAFLILKGLEAAEETTKIPKVTAFTAWTQITDTGSDIVLPYVKKDENDKITIGGVDLFDGDKFSGTSLPNGKGSLLLLLMDRLTKYSEMAIDLGKHQSISFRVKNMKRNLDVKVDKKTSKITSKLNLTLELTIVSYSGKVGEKLNKEKLSKDISKILTDQSDEITKSLLEANCDALGIGRRVASSYPDLWKKINWDKVYKDVKFESSVKAKIERTGPVF; this comes from the coding sequence TTGTTTACACTTTTTTTAGCTAGTTGTTGGGACCAAAATCTATTAGTTGATAAAAAAATGGTGAATGGGATAAGCTTTGACTTAGATAAAGACGATAATATTCTTGCCACTGTAAGAGCATTAAATATCGAGAATAAAGGTGGCGGTCAGTTCGAAGTTAATGACGAACTTGTTAAAGTGAACCGGCCTAGTGTATCAGGAATGGAAATTGACATTAATAATAAACTCCCTGGTCTAATTGATGTTAGTAAAGCGCATATTATCTTAATTGGAAGAGACTTGGCAAAGAAAGGGATTTACCCTTTTTTAGAACTTTTTTATCGACCTAGACAAGCCTATATTTCTAGTAGAGTTGTGATTGCAGAAGATAAAGCATCGGACATTATTTCAGTGGATCCCGGAACTAGCCCTATCGCCTTTTTGATATTAAAAGGATTAGAGGCCGCTGAGGAAACTACAAAAATTCCGAAAGTAACTGCTTTTACAGCATGGACACAAATTACTGATACAGGAAGTGATATCGTTTTACCTTATGTAAAAAAAGACGAAAATGATAAAATTACAATTGGTGGAGTAGACCTGTTTGACGGGGACAAGTTTTCAGGAACTAGCTTACCTAATGGAAAGGGAAGCCTTTTATTGTTACTAATGGATCGATTAACTAAGTATAGTGAAATGGCTATAGATTTAGGAAAGCATCAATCGATATCTTTTAGAGTTAAAAATATGAAAAGGAATTTAGATGTAAAAGTAGATAAAAAGACGTCTAAAATAACTTCTAAACTAAATCTGACTCTTGAATTAACTATAGTTAGTTATTCAGGTAAGGTGGGCGAAAAACTAAACAAAGAAAAATTAAGTAAAGATATCTCAAAAATCCTTACTGATCAGTCTGATGAAATTACGAAGTCACTGCTGGAAGCTAATTGTGATGCATTAGGAATTGGTAGAAGAGTAGCTAGCTCTTATCCAGATTTATGGAAAAAAATCAATTGGGATAAAGTTTATAAGGATGTTAAGTTCGAAAGTTCCGTAAAAGCAAAAATTGAAAGAACTGGTCCTGTTTTTTAA
- a CDS encoding spore germination protein — translation MRSNTTNKEEVLTNNLKNNIEMIQEYLCYTEDLVVKIIHKNAQIFAILFLESMIKIEALQSFIIEPILREKKDEAGNIVKSYEIKNLTKISELGAGLLDGFCLILEDNSSIGILAAAADDKERAIQEPANEQNINGPHDGFVENINTNIQLLRKRIHSPELKVKYFTIGKITNTKVAMVYLDSIANRKLVEVIEERISGVELDSLQSTGHLEELIEDNTFSPFPQVLNTERPDRAVSYILDGKINLLVDGNPTVSIVPITFFAFYQAPDDYNHRWLIGSFFRIIRVFSFLVAICLPAIYIAIVSFHSEVLPIGILYSIRVSLEFVPFLPLVEAFMMQIILELLKEAAIRLPSPIAQTIGIVGGLVIGTAVVEAHLVSNTMIVVIGFTAIASFVAPVSEMGTSMRLLGFPTMIMASVLGFFGITLTLMLIFMHMCKLKSFGMPYFSPMAPFRKEDIKDTFLRFPLWKQNTRPTDALPQKLERQRMSRVWKKK, via the coding sequence ATGAGATCCAATACAACAAATAAAGAGGAAGTTTTAACCAATAATCTAAAAAATAATATTGAAATGATTCAAGAATATTTATGTTATACAGAAGATTTGGTTGTTAAGATTATTCATAAAAATGCCCAGATTTTTGCTATTTTGTTTCTTGAATCGATGATAAAAATAGAAGCACTCCAATCGTTCATTATCGAACCGATTTTAAGAGAAAAAAAAGACGAAGCAGGCAATATCGTAAAATCCTATGAAATAAAAAACTTAACAAAAATCTCCGAATTAGGAGCTGGTTTATTAGACGGATTTTGTCTTATCTTAGAAGATAATAGTTCAATTGGAATTTTAGCTGCAGCTGCAGATGATAAGGAACGAGCAATTCAAGAACCAGCAAATGAACAAAATATTAATGGGCCTCATGATGGTTTTGTCGAAAATATTAATACAAATATTCAATTACTGAGAAAACGAATACATTCACCTGAATTAAAGGTTAAGTATTTTACGATTGGTAAAATTACAAATACAAAAGTTGCAATGGTTTACCTTGACTCAATTGCAAATCGAAAACTTGTTGAAGTGATAGAAGAAAGAATTTCAGGAGTTGAGTTAGACAGTCTTCAGTCAACAGGACATCTAGAAGAATTGATTGAGGATAATACTTTTTCACCTTTTCCACAAGTTTTAAATACAGAAAGACCAGATCGGGCTGTATCTTATATTTTAGATGGAAAAATCAATTTACTTGTAGATGGGAATCCAACTGTATCAATTGTACCTATTACCTTTTTTGCTTTTTATCAAGCTCCTGATGATTATAATCATAGATGGTTAATAGGATCGTTTTTTAGGATTATTAGAGTATTTAGCTTTCTTGTTGCAATCTGTCTTCCTGCAATCTACATTGCGATTGTATCTTTTCATTCTGAAGTACTACCAATTGGCATTCTCTATTCAATTAGAGTCTCTTTAGAGTTCGTACCTTTTCTTCCCCTCGTAGAGGCATTTATGATGCAAATAATATTGGAGCTTTTAAAGGAAGCGGCAATTAGGCTACCCTCTCCAATCGCTCAAACAATCGGTATAGTAGGTGGACTAGTTATTGGTACCGCTGTTGTTGAAGCTCATTTAGTATCAAATACGATGATTGTAGTAATTGGATTTACAGCGATTGCATCATTTGTTGCCCCTGTTAGTGAAATGGGAACTAGTATGAGATTATTAGGATTCCCAACTATGATTATGGCTTCGGTTCTAGGATTTTTTGGGATTACTCTAACTTTAATGTTAATCTTTATGCACATGTGTAAATTAAAATCTTTTGGTATGCCGTATTTTTCACCAATGGCCCCTTTTAGAAAGGAAGATATTAAGGATACATTTCTCAGGTTTCCTTTATGGAAACAAAATACAAGACCAACCGATGCACTTCCCCAAAAACTTGAACGGCAAAGAATGTCTAGGGTGTGGAAGAAAAAATGA
- a CDS encoding GerAB/ArcD/ProY family transporter: protein MITNINSISKLQLYFFIVQSQIGIGLLSLPNVVETTAKGDGWISTLVAGLAVQITIIIYWLLLRKYPNAIYTEITKKILGKYVGKLFNSFIYIYFIMIGGLACTLFIRTINLWLLPLTPMWVLSLIIILSSIYLTISDLRIISRFFVLGSILIVLLFFMSFFTFYLPKEFRFILPVGHSGVKNILMGSHKSLLSMLGFESLLLIFPFILDSQKGILKTASLANFSVTLFYTYFTFLCLVSFSPTQLLQIREPVLYLFKVLSFEMIDRLDLIFLSIWIVPMTTSVIIYMFLSAKSISKENSFKKNVFFSGILIFIITILPFDEDQLVLFDKYVTYLSYVVVFGLPIILLCLSFIISKTKRSELL from the coding sequence ATGATAACGAATATAAATTCAATTTCTAAATTACAGCTTTATTTTTTTATAGTCCAAAGTCAAATAGGTATTGGATTACTCTCCTTGCCAAATGTTGTCGAAACTACTGCAAAAGGTGATGGGTGGATTTCTACATTAGTTGCTGGATTAGCAGTTCAAATTACAATCATCATTTATTGGCTATTACTAAGAAAATACCCAAATGCAATCTATACAGAAATCACAAAAAAAATTTTAGGAAAATATGTAGGTAAGTTATTTAATTCATTTATATATATCTATTTTATTATGATTGGTGGTTTGGCTTGCACTCTTTTTATTAGAACTATAAATCTTTGGTTACTGCCACTTACCCCTATGTGGGTATTATCGCTAATTATTATTTTATCAAGCATCTATTTAACAATTAGCGACTTAAGAATCATTTCGAGATTTTTTGTTTTAGGTTCCATTTTAATAGTCTTACTTTTCTTCATGTCATTCTTTACCTTTTATTTACCAAAAGAATTTCGCTTTATACTACCAGTAGGACATTCTGGCGTGAAAAATATACTTATGGGAAGCCACAAATCTTTACTCTCAATGCTAGGATTTGAAAGTCTCCTACTAATATTTCCCTTTATTCTTGATTCACAAAAAGGAATATTAAAAACAGCGAGTTTAGCTAATTTTTCGGTGACATTATTCTATACATATTTTACTTTTCTTTGTCTAGTAAGCTTTAGCCCAACACAGCTTTTGCAAATTAGGGAACCTGTTTTATATTTATTTAAAGTACTTTCGTTTGAAATGATAGACCGTTTAGACTTGATTTTTTTATCAATCTGGATCGTACCAATGACAACATCGGTAATTATATATATGTTTTTATCAGCGAAAAGCATTAGCAAAGAAAATTCATTCAAAAAAAATGTTTTTTTTAGTGGCATCCTTATTTTTATTATTACAATTTTGCCATTTGATGAAGATCAATTAGTTCTCTTTGACAAATATGTAACTTATTTAAGTTATGTGGTTGTATTTGGGCTTCCGATTATTCTCTTATGCCTATCCTTCATTATCTCTAAGACTAAAAGGAGTGAGCTATTATAA
- a CDS encoding SDR family oxidoreductase has protein sequence MTLKNQKRKTVLITGATNGIGFELTKLFAIDRFNLILVARNRNKLEEMARTLMKQFNIKVFVISEDLSQANSARSIFDQVLKSEMEVNLLVNNAGVALYGNFGFTDLEKELTMIQLNIVTLTELVKYFLPTMLQNKTGQIINIASTAAFQPGPLMSVYAASKAYVLSFSEALSVELKHTGVSVTAICPGPTKTGIINASGGNKSKLFQGKMMSPRKVAKLTYEAIKKEKTVVVTGLKNKILAQAVRFIPRTIVRKLARKLLDEK, from the coding sequence ATGACCTTAAAAAATCAAAAGAGAAAAACTGTTTTAATTACAGGGGCAACAAATGGAATCGGTTTTGAATTAACAAAGCTATTTGCAATAGATCGGTTCAATTTAATTTTAGTAGCAAGAAATAGAAATAAATTAGAAGAAATGGCACGAACACTGATGAAGCAATTTAATATAAAAGTCTTTGTTATTTCGGAAGATCTTTCTCAAGCAAACTCTGCTAGGTCTATTTTCGATCAAGTATTAAAATCAGAAATGGAAGTAAATCTTCTTGTTAATAATGCTGGGGTTGCACTATATGGCAACTTCGGTTTTACAGATTTAGAAAAAGAGTTAACTATGATTCAACTTAATATCGTTACATTAACTGAGCTAGTAAAATACTTTCTCCCAACTATGCTACAAAACAAAACGGGTCAAATTATTAATATTGCTTCAACGGCAGCTTTTCAACCAGGTCCGCTAATGTCTGTCTATGCTGCTTCAAAAGCTTATGTACTTTCATTCAGTGAAGCTCTATCTGTGGAATTAAAGCATACAGGAGTTAGCGTAACTGCTATATGTCCAGGACCGACCAAAACTGGAATAATCAATGCTTCTGGTGGAAATAAATCCAAACTATTTCAAGGTAAAATGATGTCACCGAGAAAAGTTGCGAAGTTGACATATGAAGCAATAAAAAAAGAGAAGACAGTAGTTGTAACAGGACTAAAAAATAAAATTCTTGCTCAAGCCGTTCGATTTATTCCCCGTACGATTGTGAGAAAACTTGCAAGGAAACTACTAGACGAGAAATAA
- a CDS encoding DUF47 domain-containing protein produces MRFGKKDDTFFEMLLNIANNLNACSIYFDDFKIKNATDLKTFSEEMKAYETKGDTYIHKIIVELNKTFITPIEREDILELANKMDDVLDGMEQCSATFEMYSIIQIDDFMVKFVKNIRAATNEILKAIQLLSRKKLLEMRVHAIQVKDYESQCDSLLRTSIKELFKNEKDPIKIIQFKEIYEMLEAVSDSAQDVANTLEQIIMGNA; encoded by the coding sequence TTGAGATTCGGTAAAAAGGATGATACTTTCTTTGAAATGCTCTTAAATATCGCTAATAATTTAAACGCTTGTTCGATTTATTTTGATGATTTTAAAATCAAAAATGCTACTGATTTAAAAACATTCTCTGAAGAAATGAAAGCATATGAAACAAAAGGCGATACATATATTCATAAAATTATTGTCGAACTAAACAAAACATTTATTACACCCATTGAACGTGAAGATATTCTAGAACTTGCTAATAAAATGGACGATGTATTAGACGGTATGGAACAGTGTTCAGCAACATTTGAAATGTACTCCATCATTCAAATCGATGATTTCATGGTCAAATTCGTAAAAAACATCCGAGCTGCAACGAATGAAATTTTAAAAGCAATCCAACTCCTTTCAAGAAAAAAACTACTAGAGATGCGCGTACACGCGATCCAAGTAAAAGATTATGAATCACAATGCGATTCCTTATTACGTACCTCAATTAAAGAATTATTTAAAAATGAAAAAGATCCAATAAAAATCATTCAATTCAAGGAAATTTATGAAATGTTAGAAGCAGTTTCTGACAGCGCACAAGATGTAGCGAATACACTTGAGCAAATTATTATGGGTAACGCTTAA
- a CDS encoding aminodeoxychorismate/anthranilate synthase component II: MIILIDHYDSFTYNLYQFLGELGEEVKVVRYDKISISEIEELNPKAIILSPGPGKPEEKKETNELILSLYKTFPILGICLGHQAIGYAFGAKIISAKQIKHGKTSKIRHDASNLFAYMTQPLEVMRYHSLVIERETIPPIFEMLAVAMDDQEIMAIKHRKYPIYGMQFHPESIGTECGKQLLLNFLNEIKEELRDERVPSTLS; this comes from the coding sequence ATGATTATATTAATTGATCACTATGACTCGTTTACTTACAATCTATATCAATTTTTAGGAGAACTTGGTGAAGAAGTTAAGGTAGTTAGATATGACAAAATTTCGATTTCTGAAATAGAAGAATTAAATCCTAAAGCAATCATTCTATCACCAGGGCCAGGAAAGCCAGAAGAGAAGAAAGAAACGAATGAACTCATTCTATCCCTATATAAGACGTTCCCTATATTAGGGATTTGCTTAGGGCACCAAGCAATCGGATATGCATTTGGTGCAAAAATTATTAGTGCTAAACAAATCAAGCACGGAAAAACATCGAAAATTAGACATGATGCTAGTAATTTATTTGCGTATATGACTCAGCCATTAGAAGTAATGAGATATCACTCACTAGTTATTGAAAGGGAAACAATCCCTCCAATATTTGAAATGTTAGCAGTTGCGATGGATGACCAAGAAATTATGGCGATTAAACATCGTAAATATCCAATTTACGGGATGCAATTTCATCCAGAATCGATTGGAACTGAATGTGGAAAACAACTTTTACTAAATTTTTTAAATGAAATAAAGGAGGAATTGAGAGATGAAAGAGTACCTTCAACGCTTAGCTAA
- the trpE gene encoding anthranilate synthase component I, whose protein sequence is MGVKHKAELFIETIAGDLFTPISVFKKVSGRKKFLFESSYKHQDSGRYSFVGSNPTFELIGTKQGGQIIDQHGGTEEFFGNPLLKLKELLSEQEYPKETDFPFIGGGIGYVGYDIIRQFEEIGEELEDVLEMPDLHLMFFEVFIVFDHLEQKIHLVGTKLSEDTTLIDLKTGIQKLKQEIFTNLEQEEVKPVVFSTFNSEISKADYMSKVEKAKQLIQKGDIFQVVLSHRMGAEFEGDPFDYYRKLRIKNPSPYMYFIDFGDSVVAGTSPESLIKVQNNQVITNPIAGTKKRGRTPEQDLIIERNLLQDEKELAEHKMLVDLGRNDLGKVCEFGTVKLDKYMNVEKYKYVMHIVSEVSGQLKKTNTTLDALIACLPAGTVSGAPKIRAMEIINELEVSKRGVYSGAVGYVSVNGNLDFALAIRTMILKNQMAYIQAGAGIVYDSKPDQEYEETINKLKAFLEEHHDYIN, encoded by the coding sequence TTGGGCGTGAAACATAAGGCTGAACTATTTATTGAAACGATAGCGGGGGATTTATTTACACCGATTTCGGTATTTAAGAAAGTGAGCGGTAGAAAAAAATTCTTATTTGAAAGCTCTTATAAGCATCAAGATTCTGGACGTTATTCATTTGTCGGTTCTAACCCTACTTTTGAATTGATTGGTACGAAACAAGGTGGCCAAATCATTGATCAACATGGTGGAACAGAAGAATTTTTCGGAAATCCACTTTTAAAACTGAAGGAACTATTATCAGAGCAAGAATACCCGAAGGAAACCGATTTTCCCTTCATTGGAGGAGGAATTGGATACGTTGGATACGATATCATTCGTCAATTTGAAGAGATCGGCGAAGAGTTAGAAGACGTACTAGAAATGCCAGATCTGCATTTAATGTTTTTTGAAGTTTTTATTGTGTTTGATCATTTAGAACAGAAAATTCATTTAGTCGGAACTAAGCTTTCAGAAGACACAACTCTAATAGATTTAAAGACAGGTATTCAGAAGCTGAAGCAAGAGATTTTTACAAATTTAGAGCAAGAGGAAGTAAAACCTGTTGTATTTTCCACTTTCAATTCAGAGATTAGTAAAGCTGATTACATGTCGAAGGTAGAAAAAGCAAAACAATTGATTCAAAAAGGAGATATTTTTCAAGTCGTTTTATCGCACCGGATGGGAGCTGAATTTGAAGGCGATCCATTTGATTATTATCGTAAATTACGAATCAAAAATCCTTCACCATATATGTATTTCATCGATTTTGGAGATAGCGTAGTCGCTGGAACATCTCCTGAAAGCTTGATAAAAGTTCAAAATAATCAAGTCATTACGAATCCAATTGCTGGTACGAAAAAAAGAGGGAGAACCCCCGAGCAAGATTTAATCATCGAAAGAAATTTATTACAGGATGAAAAGGAATTAGCTGAACATAAAATGCTTGTTGATTTAGGAAGAAATGATTTAGGGAAGGTTTGCGAGTTTGGAACAGTCAAATTAGATAAATACATGAACGTTGAAAAGTATAAATATGTGATGCATATTGTTTCAGAAGTGAGCGGGCAATTAAAGAAGACAAATACAACACTTGACGCGCTAATTGCTTGTTTACCGGCTGGAACAGTATCAGGTGCACCTAAGATTAGAGCAATGGAAATTATTAATGAATTAGAAGTATCAAAACGAGGCGTTTATTCAGGTGCAGTCGGCTATGTTTCAGTTAATGGAAATCTTGATTTTGCATTAGCTATTCGAACGATGATTTTAAAAAATCAAATGGCTTATATTCAAGCAGGTGCAGGCATTGTTTATGACAGTAAACCGGATCAGGAATATGAGGAAACCATTAATAAACTAAAAGCATTTTTGGAGGAACATCATGATTATATTAATTGA